From Bordetella flabilis, the proteins below share one genomic window:
- a CDS encoding type 1 glutamine amidotransferase domain-containing protein translates to MKVLIVLTSHDRLGNTGRKTGFWLEELAAPYYAFKDAGAEIVLASPKGGQPPLDPKSNEPAFQTDETRRFEGDAQATAQLAATVRLDSVTQAGFDTVFYPGGHGPMWDLAEDKDSAALIESFLAAGKPIALVCHAPGVLRHIKSPDGRPLVEGRQVTGFSNTEEAAVGLTDVVPFLVEDELKAKGGSYSKGPDWAPYVVSDGLLITGQNPASSASTAALLLQQLAGKSS, encoded by the coding sequence ATGAAAGTTCTGATCGTCCTGACCTCGCACGATAGGCTCGGCAACACGGGCCGCAAGACCGGCTTCTGGCTCGAAGAGCTGGCCGCTCCCTATTACGCCTTCAAGGATGCCGGCGCCGAGATCGTGCTGGCCTCGCCCAAAGGTGGGCAGCCACCGCTCGACCCCAAGAGCAACGAGCCGGCATTCCAGACCGATGAAACCCGTCGCTTCGAGGGCGATGCCCAGGCCACCGCACAACTGGCCGCGACCGTGCGCCTGGATAGCGTGACGCAGGCCGGTTTCGACACCGTGTTCTACCCGGGTGGCCACGGCCCGATGTGGGATTTGGCCGAGGACAAGGACTCGGCCGCGCTGATCGAGTCCTTCCTGGCTGCCGGCAAGCCGATCGCGCTGGTCTGCCATGCGCCGGGCGTGCTGCGTCACATCAAGTCGCCGGACGGTCGCCCGCTGGTCGAAGGCAGGCAGGTTACCGGTTTCAGCAACACCGAAGAAGCCGCCGTCGGCCTCACCGACGTTGTGCCCTTCCTGGTGGAGGACGAACTCAAGGCGAAGGGCGGCAGCTACTCCAAAGGGCCGGACTGGGCGCCTTACGTCGTCAGCGACGGCCTCCTGATCACGGGCCAGAACCCCGCGTCCTCGGCGTCGACCGCGGCGCTGTTGCTCCAGCAACTCGCGGGGAAGTCATCATGA
- the hisD gene encoding histidinol dehydrogenase, with product MIRYLKRGRPAAVKTQADAQVRATVEAIVHDIETRGDEAVREYSRQFDNWDPADFRLSRAQIQAARKQLSAREIEDISFAQAQVRNFAQHQRDSMRDIEVETYPGVVLGHKHVPVNAVGCYIPGGKYPMLASAHMSVVTAKVAGVKRIVSTAPPYQGAPHPAIVTAMDMAGADEILVLGGVQAVVAMAVGTASVAPVDMLVGPGNMFVAEAKRQLYGRVGIDLFAGPTETLVIADDSVDGELCAVDLLGQAEHGPTSPAVLLTTSEQLARDTMAQIDRQLARLPTAGIASKSWEDCGEVIVCDTVEEMLQVADDLAFEHVQVMTRDTDYFLDNMTNYGALFLGPRTNVSFGDKVIGTNHTLPTNRNARYTGGLWVGKFLKTCTYQRVLTDAASAEIGAYCSRLCHMENFAGHGEQANIRVRRYGGQPDLPWYQPVGAQA from the coding sequence ATGATCCGTTATCTGAAGCGCGGCCGTCCCGCCGCCGTGAAGACCCAGGCCGATGCCCAGGTGCGCGCCACCGTCGAAGCGATCGTCCACGATATCGAAACCCGTGGCGACGAAGCGGTACGCGAGTACAGCCGCCAATTCGACAATTGGGACCCGGCGGACTTTCGGCTTTCCCGCGCGCAGATCCAAGCCGCGCGCAAACAACTGTCGGCGCGCGAGATCGAGGACATCTCGTTTGCCCAGGCGCAGGTGCGCAACTTTGCGCAACACCAGCGCGACTCCATGCGGGACATCGAAGTGGAAACCTATCCCGGTGTGGTCCTCGGCCACAAGCATGTACCCGTGAACGCCGTCGGCTGCTACATCCCGGGCGGCAAATACCCCATGCTGGCCTCTGCCCACATGAGCGTGGTGACCGCCAAGGTGGCAGGGGTCAAGCGCATCGTTTCGACGGCGCCGCCTTACCAGGGCGCGCCCCATCCGGCGATCGTCACCGCAATGGACATGGCTGGTGCAGACGAGATCCTGGTGCTGGGCGGCGTGCAGGCCGTGGTAGCGATGGCGGTGGGGACCGCCAGCGTGGCGCCGGTCGATATGCTGGTGGGACCGGGCAATATGTTCGTGGCCGAAGCGAAGCGACAGCTGTACGGGCGCGTGGGCATCGATCTGTTCGCCGGTCCCACGGAGACACTGGTGATCGCGGACGACAGCGTGGACGGCGAGCTTTGCGCGGTCGATCTACTGGGTCAGGCTGAACATGGCCCGACGTCGCCCGCGGTGCTGCTCACCACCAGCGAACAGTTGGCGCGCGACACCATGGCGCAGATCGACCGGCAATTGGCCCGGTTGCCCACGGCCGGCATCGCGTCCAAAAGCTGGGAGGACTGCGGCGAAGTGATCGTCTGCGACACCGTCGAGGAGATGCTACAGGTGGCGGACGACCTGGCCTTCGAGCATGTTCAGGTCATGACGCGCGATACGGACTACTTCCTCGACAACATGACGAACTACGGCGCGCTTTTCCTAGGGCCGCGTACCAACGTCAGTTTTGGCGACAAAGTGATCGGTACGAACCACACCCTGCCGACCAACCGCAATGCCCGCTACACGGGCGGCCTTTGGGTGGGCAAGTTCCTGAAGACATGCACCTATCAGCGCGTGTTGACGGACGCGGCCAGTGCGGAAATAGGCGCGTACTGCTCGCGCCTGTGCCATATGGAAAACTTTGCGGGTCATGGCGAACAGGCCAATATCCGCGTGCGGCGCTATGGCGGCCAACCGGACCTGCCCTGGTACCAGCCGGTCGGGGCGCAGGCATGA
- a CDS encoding SDR family NAD(P)-dependent oxidoreductase gives MIALPQAPDFRLDGRRALVTGGSAGIGLAAATALGRAGAHVTVAARRGAELTQVCDALRSEGIECAALVLDVTDVAAVDRAIEGGAAFDILVNNAGMNRPKLLVEQSDEDIDAVLDLNVKAAFRTSRAAARRLLAEGLPGSIINVSSQMGHVGSPKRTLYCASKHALEGLTRALAWELGAAGIRVNTICPTFIETPMIAGMLEQPGFREWVCARNALGRVGRLDEVMGAIVFLASDASSLMTGSALMLDGGWTAA, from the coding sequence ATGATCGCCTTGCCCCAAGCGCCGGACTTTCGTCTGGATGGCCGGCGCGCCCTGGTTACGGGGGGCAGCGCCGGCATAGGATTGGCGGCCGCCACCGCACTGGGCCGCGCTGGCGCGCATGTGACGGTGGCGGCGCGGCGTGGCGCCGAATTGACGCAAGTCTGTGACGCGCTCCGTTCAGAGGGCATAGAATGCGCCGCCCTGGTGCTGGACGTAACGGACGTCGCGGCGGTCGACCGCGCCATCGAGGGCGGCGCAGCGTTCGACATTCTCGTCAATAACGCAGGCATGAACCGTCCCAAGCTGCTCGTCGAGCAATCCGACGAGGACATCGATGCGGTGCTGGACCTGAACGTCAAGGCGGCGTTTCGTACCAGCCGCGCGGCGGCGCGCCGCCTGCTCGCGGAAGGCCTGCCCGGCTCCATCATCAACGTGTCGTCGCAAATGGGGCATGTGGGCAGCCCGAAGCGCACCCTGTATTGCGCCAGCAAGCATGCGCTGGAGGGGTTGACGCGCGCGCTGGCGTGGGAGCTGGGCGCGGCGGGCATACGCGTGAACACCATCTGCCCGACCTTTATCGAGACACCGATGATTGCCGGGATGCTAGAGCAGCCCGGCTTCCGCGAATGGGTCTGCGCACGCAATGCGTTGGGCCGCGTCGGCCGGCTGGACGAGGTTATGGGCGCGATCGTGTTTCTGGCGAGCGATGCGTCCAGCCTGATGACGGGCAGCGCGCTGATGCTCGATGGGGGCTGGACCGCAGCATGA
- a CDS encoding LacI family DNA-binding transcriptional regulator, with translation MKVSPRAQDVADLAKVSQSAVSRTFTPGASVSEETRKKVLAAAQKLGYRPNALARSLITRRSRIVALVMSYLENQFYPLVIEKLSQKLQKEGYHVLMFIAEVDEAADGVLAEILQYQVDGIIMASAMLSPNIVRSCADVGVPVVQFNRISILGGLARHASSSATSDNYGGGRAVARLVVERGYRRFGYLAGLEDSSTSIERERGYREGLRELGHEVRCRAVGHYSFDLAQEALRAMFAADAPDALFVANDHMAIAALDVLRLELGVRVPQDVAVVGFDDVPQAAWGAYQLTTVRQHLEPMVDATLTLLREQMRGELQPRDIVVPCTLVERATVRAAS, from the coding sequence ATGAAGGTCTCGCCCCGCGCCCAGGACGTTGCCGACTTGGCCAAGGTATCCCAGTCGGCGGTAAGCCGTACGTTCACGCCGGGCGCCAGCGTGTCGGAAGAAACGCGGAAGAAGGTGTTGGCCGCCGCGCAAAAGCTCGGCTACCGACCCAATGCGCTGGCTCGAAGCCTGATTACGCGGCGTAGCCGTATCGTGGCGCTGGTGATGAGCTATCTGGAGAACCAGTTCTATCCCCTCGTCATCGAGAAGCTCTCGCAGAAGTTGCAGAAGGAGGGTTACCACGTACTGATGTTCATTGCCGAGGTGGACGAGGCGGCGGACGGCGTGCTTGCCGAGATTCTCCAATACCAGGTTGACGGCATCATCATGGCTTCGGCCATGCTCTCGCCCAATATCGTCCGCAGCTGCGCGGACGTAGGCGTGCCGGTGGTGCAGTTCAACCGGATTTCGATACTGGGAGGCCTGGCCCGGCACGCCAGCAGCTCGGCTACATCGGACAACTATGGCGGTGGCCGCGCGGTGGCACGCTTGGTCGTGGAGCGCGGTTACCGGCGCTTTGGATATCTGGCAGGGCTGGAGGACTCATCCACCAGCATCGAACGGGAGCGTGGCTATCGGGAAGGATTGCGCGAACTCGGACATGAGGTGCGATGCCGGGCCGTAGGACACTACAGCTTCGACCTGGCTCAGGAGGCCTTGCGCGCTATGTTTGCCGCCGACGCGCCGGACGCGCTCTTCGTCGCCAACGATCACATGGCGATCGCGGCGCTGGACGTTCTGCGGCTGGAGCTGGGCGTGCGGGTGCCGCAGGATGTGGCCGTCGTCGGATTCGACGACGTGCCGCAGGCCGCGTGGGGCGCTTATCAACTGACGACGGTGCGCCAGCACCTGGAGCCCATGGTCGATGCCACGTTGACCCTGCTGCGCGAGCAGATGCGCGGCGAGCTGCAACCGCGCGACATCGTCGTGCCATGCACCCTGGTCGAGCGTGCGACTGTCCGTGCGGCTTCCTGA
- a CDS encoding Bug family tripartite tricarboxylate transporter substrate binding protein gives MIKPKEGADRARNMYRRRQCMRSKFLGVLLATVIGFNTTAVQAAGTTAAWPAKPIRYIVPFSPGGVSDGVARLIAEQLSSRLGQQVIVENKPGVSGIVGTQLAARAEPDGYTIEGGTITTHAVNPFFKKSLGYDPVKDFTPVALVGMVSNALVVRADSPYDTVQQLVDAARAQPDSLTYGTAGPGTSQHLSGQLFQSISGTRLRQIVYKGGSQSMVDLIGGQIDIVFDTVAAARPMIDAKRVKVLGVTSAEPLDSLPQAKPLADLGLPGFEMQSWQGIFAPAGTPTLIVDRLAQEIAAAVNTPELRAKLLQLGVTPDGRGSAEFSKFQQAEVEKWGKVIKQAGIQAD, from the coding sequence GTGATCAAACCTAAAGAGGGCGCGGATCGCGCTCGCAACATGTACAGAAGGAGACAATGTATGCGCAGTAAATTCCTGGGTGTTCTGCTCGCGACGGTGATCGGGTTCAATACCACTGCTGTTCAAGCGGCAGGCACGACGGCAGCGTGGCCTGCCAAACCCATCCGGTATATCGTCCCGTTCTCGCCGGGCGGCGTATCAGATGGCGTAGCGCGCCTGATAGCCGAACAGCTATCCAGCAGGCTGGGGCAGCAGGTCATCGTGGAGAATAAGCCCGGCGTGTCCGGCATTGTCGGCACGCAATTGGCCGCACGTGCCGAACCGGATGGCTACACGATCGAGGGCGGCACCATCACCACGCACGCGGTCAATCCCTTCTTCAAGAAGTCGCTGGGGTACGACCCTGTGAAGGACTTCACACCGGTCGCGCTGGTCGGCATGGTCAGCAATGCGCTGGTCGTGCGTGCGGACAGTCCCTATGACACCGTACAGCAACTGGTTGATGCCGCCCGCGCCCAGCCGGACAGCCTGACCTACGGCACGGCCGGACCAGGAACATCGCAGCATCTGTCCGGCCAGCTCTTCCAGTCCATTTCCGGCACGCGGCTGCGCCAGATCGTCTACAAGGGCGGCTCCCAATCCATGGTGGATTTGATAGGCGGGCAGATAGATATCGTGTTCGATACCGTCGCGGCGGCCCGCCCCATGATCGACGCCAAGCGGGTCAAGGTACTTGGCGTGACGTCGGCCGAGCCGCTGGACAGCCTGCCACAAGCCAAACCGCTGGCCGACCTTGGTTTGCCTGGTTTTGAAATGCAGTCCTGGCAGGGAATTTTCGCACCAGCCGGCACGCCAACGCTCATTGTCGACCGGCTGGCGCAGGAGATCGCGGCTGCGGTTAATACACCTGAACTACGCGCCAAGTTGTTGCAGCTGGGCGTAACGCCAGACGGACGTGGTTCCGCCGAATTTTCCAAATTCCAGCAAGCCGAGGTTGAAAAATGGGGCAAGGTTATCAAGCAGGCCGGCATCCAGGCCGATTGA
- a CDS encoding HpcH/HpaI aldolase family protein → MTDARSPLDGRLPEMLRSGKPLRGLFNGLPSPAIVEMCAYAGFDFIILDNEHGSADLGQTEHMLRAARASGIAPIVRCFEHDLPRILDMGASGVQIPMVESAEQARRLAGMTRYPPLGRRGSAFSTRAAGYGAFGGAAHTQRSNDGIVFVAMIETPGGIDVASEIAAVDGVDAVFIGPNDLAHAMGHGSDWNAAPVQRAIERGLKAIAAAGKCPGIIALTPQDEEKYGRFGARYFANVSTSIISKALAQVASAGMEAGLRY, encoded by the coding sequence ATGACTGATGCCCGCTCACCCCTAGACGGCCGCCTGCCGGAGATGCTGCGCAGCGGCAAGCCGCTGCGCGGCCTATTCAACGGTTTACCCAGCCCCGCCATCGTCGAGATGTGCGCCTACGCTGGCTTCGATTTCATCATTCTCGATAATGAGCACGGCAGCGCCGACCTCGGTCAGACCGAGCACATGCTGCGTGCGGCACGGGCGTCCGGTATTGCGCCCATCGTGCGTTGTTTCGAACACGACTTGCCACGCATTCTCGATATGGGCGCGAGCGGCGTTCAAATACCCATGGTGGAAAGCGCCGAACAGGCGCGGCGCTTGGCGGGTATGACGCGCTATCCGCCCTTGGGCCGTCGTGGCAGCGCCTTCAGCACTCGCGCGGCGGGTTATGGCGCGTTCGGCGGCGCGGCACATACGCAGCGCAGCAACGACGGTATCGTATTCGTCGCCATGATAGAAACGCCTGGCGGCATCGACGTCGCCTCGGAAATCGCGGCGGTTGATGGCGTTGATGCGGTATTCATCGGGCCCAATGACCTGGCGCATGCGATGGGGCACGGCAGCGATTGGAATGCCGCGCCGGTACAGCGCGCCATCGAACGAGGCCTGAAGGCCATCGCCGCCGCCGGGAAATGTCCCGGCATCATCGCATTGACTCCGCAGGACGAGGAAAAATACGGGCGCTTCGGCGCTCGCTACTTCGCCAATGTGTCGACCAGCATCATCTCCAAAGCCCTCGCCCAAGTAGCGTCCGCGGGAATGGAAGCGGGATTGCGCTATTGA
- a CDS encoding GNAT family N-acetyltransferase → MTTQARIRVVAADEVPGLAEKLAELLVDCVAGGASVSFTAPLEMPQALRFWMNVADGVRQGERILLVAESRARIMGTVQIVIGQPQNQPHRADVSKLLVHRDFRRQGIGNQLMAQVDIVAAGAGRTLLVLDTETDSDAERLYQRLGWTRAGVIPDYALKPYGGLAATTYFYKRLASSVL, encoded by the coding sequence ATGACGACTCAAGCAAGGATCCGTGTTGTCGCTGCCGACGAGGTTCCAGGCCTGGCGGAGAAGCTGGCCGAGCTGCTGGTGGATTGCGTCGCCGGTGGCGCCTCTGTCAGTTTCACAGCGCCTCTTGAGATGCCTCAGGCGCTGCGGTTCTGGATGAATGTCGCTGACGGCGTGAGGCAAGGCGAGCGGATTCTGCTTGTCGCTGAATCCCGGGCGCGCATCATGGGTACGGTCCAGATAGTCATCGGACAGCCCCAGAACCAGCCCCATAGAGCCGATGTGTCGAAGCTGCTGGTTCACCGCGACTTCCGCCGTCAAGGCATTGGAAACCAGCTGATGGCGCAGGTGGATATTGTTGCCGCGGGCGCCGGGCGGACGTTGTTGGTCCTGGATACCGAGACAGACAGCGATGCCGAGCGACTTTATCAGCGGTTAGGCTGGACGCGCGCAGGGGTGATTCCGGATTACGCATTGAAGCCCTACGGTGGACTCGCGGCGACGACTTATTTCTATAAGCGCCTGGCGTCCTCCGTTCTATAA
- a CDS encoding helix-turn-helix domain-containing protein, producing MDINHVIATRVRDLRSQHAWSLDVLADRSGVSRSTISLIERGESSPTAIVLDKLATALHVPLASLFEQSSPETSPSPISRADTQAVWKDPASGYVRRHLSAPMPCPTQLVEIHFPAGQRVSYETAMQEPDVVQQLWMMRGTMEVRMGETVWRLAEGDCLTMKLDQPTTFHNPGRAMARYLVALTTVAHKGI from the coding sequence ATGGACATCAACCACGTTATCGCGACGCGCGTCCGGGACCTGCGAAGCCAACACGCCTGGTCGCTCGACGTCCTGGCGGATCGCAGTGGTGTGAGTCGCTCAACAATATCGTTGATCGAACGAGGGGAAAGCAGCCCGACCGCCATTGTCCTGGACAAGCTCGCCACGGCGCTTCATGTCCCGCTTGCATCCTTGTTCGAGCAGTCGTCTCCCGAAACCAGCCCTTCGCCCATCTCCCGAGCGGACACGCAAGCGGTGTGGAAAGACCCTGCATCGGGATATGTTCGCCGCCACCTCTCGGCGCCCATGCCCTGCCCCACCCAGTTGGTCGAGATCCACTTTCCGGCCGGTCAGCGCGTGTCGTACGAGACGGCGATGCAGGAGCCGGATGTTGTCCAGCAACTGTGGATGATGCGCGGAACGATGGAGGTACGTATGGGAGAGACGGTTTGGCGACTGGCAGAAGGCGACTGCCTGACGATGAAGCTGGATCAACCCACCACCTTCCATAATCCTGGCCGTGCAATGGCCCGCTATCTGGTCGCGCTAACGACCGTTGCCCACAAAGGAATCTGA
- the dbpA gene encoding ATP-dependent RNA helicase DbpA: MTNAPFSSLPLLPALLDNLEGLGFEQMTPIQAQSLPLILEGRDLIAQAKTGSGKTAAFGLGLLQNLDVSRLAPQALVVCPTRELADQVAQELRRLVRLIPNVKILTLCGGAAARPQAESLARGAHLAVGTPGRIKDHLERGSLDLSELKTLVLDEADRMVDMGFHDDIVAIASHCPAKRQTLLFSATYPDNIRKLSARFLRNPAEVKVEAQHDADRIEQVFYEIDEAERLDAVVTLLAHFRPLSTLAFCNTKVRCHDLVERLRAEGISAQALNGDLEQRERDEILIQFANQSCAVLVATDVAARGLDIQNLAAVINVDVTKDTEVHIHRIGRSGRGEQKGLALSLCSPEEMRWATLIEQYQGAPLKWGDLRSLRPKADRPLRAPMITLCIQGGKKDKLRPGDLLGALTGEGGLPFEQVGKINITESSSYVALNRESAKKAFARLSNGNIKGRKFRMRFLEEF; encoded by the coding sequence GTGACCAACGCTCCCTTCTCATCCCTGCCGCTCCTGCCCGCCTTGCTGGACAACCTTGAAGGCCTGGGCTTCGAACAGATGACGCCTATCCAGGCGCAAAGCCTGCCGCTCATTCTCGAAGGCCGCGATCTCATCGCACAAGCCAAGACCGGCAGCGGCAAAACCGCGGCGTTCGGCCTGGGCCTGCTGCAAAATCTGGACGTCAGCCGTCTTGCGCCGCAGGCGTTGGTGGTCTGCCCTACCCGGGAACTGGCCGATCAGGTGGCGCAGGAACTGCGCCGGCTGGTCCGCCTGATTCCCAACGTCAAGATACTGACCCTATGCGGCGGCGCCGCCGCACGTCCCCAGGCCGAATCGCTCGCCCGCGGAGCGCATCTCGCGGTAGGCACGCCCGGCCGGATCAAAGACCATCTGGAGCGCGGCAGCCTGGACCTGTCCGAGTTGAAGACGCTGGTCCTGGACGAAGCCGATCGCATGGTGGACATGGGCTTCCATGACGACATCGTGGCGATCGCCTCGCACTGCCCGGCCAAGCGCCAGACCCTGCTGTTCTCGGCCACCTACCCTGACAACATCCGCAAGCTCAGCGCCCGATTCCTGCGCAACCCGGCCGAGGTCAAGGTAGAGGCGCAGCATGACGCCGACCGTATCGAACAGGTCTTTTACGAAATCGACGAAGCCGAAAGGCTGGACGCCGTCGTCACGCTGCTGGCGCATTTCCGCCCGCTATCCACGCTGGCGTTCTGCAACACCAAGGTGCGCTGCCATGATCTGGTTGAACGCCTGCGCGCAGAGGGTATCAGCGCCCAGGCGCTCAACGGCGACCTCGAACAGCGCGAGCGCGACGAGATACTGATCCAGTTCGCCAACCAGAGTTGCGCCGTGCTGGTGGCCACCGACGTCGCCGCCCGCGGCCTGGATATCCAGAACCTGGCCGCCGTGATCAACGTGGACGTGACCAAGGACACCGAGGTCCACATCCACCGTATCGGCCGCAGCGGTCGCGGCGAGCAGAAGGGGCTGGCGCTGAGCCTGTGTTCGCCCGAGGAGATGCGCTGGGCCACGCTGATCGAGCAATACCAGGGTGCCCCGCTGAAATGGGGCGACCTCAGGTCCCTGCGACCCAAGGCCGACCGCCCGTTGCGGGCCCCCATGATCACCTTGTGCATACAGGGCGGCAAGAAGGACAAGCTACGTCCGGGAGACCTGCTCGGCGCCTTGACCGGCGAGGGTGGCTTGCCATTCGAGCAGGTCGGCAAGATCAACATCACCGAGTCCAGCTCCTATGTGGCCTTGAACCGCGAATCCGCCAAGAAGGCCTTCGCGCGGCTTTCCAACGGCAATATCAAGGGGCGCAAGTTCCGCATGCGCTTCCTGGAAGAGTTCTGA
- a CDS encoding nucleotide sugar dehydrogenase — translation MVKKIAVCGLGYVGLPVAVAFARRFDVIGFDVDKRRIERLKDADDWTGEIERHVLLDSTLRFTDDVRDLEGCDFFVVAVPTPVDERCNPDFSLLVRACQLIGPVLRPGSIVVFESTVHPGATEEICGPELEKASGLRCGKDFKLGYSPERINPGDRDHPLEKIVKIVSGQDEDALEIIANAYEKIIDAGVHRASSIKVAEAAKVLENTQRDINIALMNEMSKICDLVGIRTSEVLAAAGTKWNFLRFTPGLVGGHCIGVDPYYLTSKAQELGYHPEVILSGRRINDGMANHVASRVAQVLARNGRLHTSTRVGILGMTFKENVPDIRNSKVVDLYNALGDYGISPVACDPMADPIQMEHEYGIKLVPRKDFRSMDVLILAVPHRQTMESIWDDLPELVKSGGMVCDLKSVLDSKRLQSDLVYWTL, via the coding sequence GTGGTAAAGAAAATCGCAGTATGTGGCCTGGGTTATGTAGGCCTGCCGGTCGCCGTGGCGTTTGCCAGGCGTTTCGATGTTATAGGCTTTGATGTAGACAAGCGACGCATCGAACGCCTGAAAGACGCCGACGACTGGACCGGCGAGATCGAGCGGCACGTGCTGCTCGATTCCACTCTACGGTTTACGGATGACGTAAGGGACCTCGAAGGCTGCGACTTTTTTGTCGTCGCCGTCCCGACTCCCGTCGACGAGCGCTGCAATCCGGATTTTTCGCTGCTGGTTCGTGCTTGCCAGTTGATCGGCCCGGTACTGCGCCCGGGCAGCATTGTGGTCTTCGAATCCACCGTCCACCCCGGCGCGACCGAGGAGATTTGCGGCCCGGAACTGGAAAAAGCCTCCGGCCTGCGCTGCGGAAAGGATTTCAAGCTGGGTTATAGCCCCGAGCGTATTAATCCCGGTGATCGGGACCATCCCCTGGAGAAAATCGTCAAAATCGTGTCCGGCCAGGACGAGGACGCGCTCGAAATAATCGCGAATGCCTACGAGAAGATTATCGACGCGGGTGTCCACCGGGCGTCTTCAATCAAGGTGGCCGAGGCTGCGAAGGTCCTCGAAAATACACAGCGTGACATCAATATCGCGCTGATGAACGAGATGTCGAAGATCTGCGATCTGGTCGGCATTCGCACATCGGAAGTATTGGCCGCCGCGGGAACCAAATGGAATTTCCTGCGATTTACGCCCGGTCTCGTGGGGGGGCATTGCATTGGGGTCGACCCGTATTACCTGACGTCCAAGGCGCAGGAACTCGGCTACCACCCCGAGGTAATCCTGTCGGGCCGCCGGATCAACGACGGGATGGCCAATCACGTCGCCTCCCGGGTGGCCCAGGTGCTGGCCCGCAATGGCCGCCTCCATACCTCGACCCGGGTCGGCATCCTGGGGATGACGTTCAAGGAAAACGTCCCCGACATCCGCAATTCGAAAGTGGTCGACCTCTACAACGCGCTTGGCGATTACGGCATCAGCCCGGTCGCCTGCGATCCGATGGCCGATCCGATCCAGATGGAGCACGAGTACGGCATCAAGCTCGTGCCTCGCAAGGATTTCCGCAGCATGGACGTGCTGATTCTTGCCGTTCCGCATCGCCAGACCATGGAGTCCATCTGGGACGACCTGCCCGAACTGGTCAAGAGCGGCGGCATGGTGTGCGACCTGAAGTCCGTACTCGACAGCAAGCGGCTTCAGTCCGATCTCGTGTACTGGACGCTCTGA